In Oscarella lobularis chromosome 18, ooOscLobu1.1, whole genome shotgun sequence, the following proteins share a genomic window:
- the LOC136198048 gene encoding exosome complex component MTR3-like, producing MSFAIESVPPIDASPSETPVLRNGQRADGRQNSELRPTYLKKGVVNRASGSAYLETDETKVICSVYGPRDVGKHDDFLKGKVSCYFKFLPFSTIQRQASIYRTRQERELGCLMEKTLESAICLEKFPRAEIDVYVNIIQDGGNAFSAAMTCASTALADAGIEMYDLVPSCSVACKSSNMLLDPTPQELSAPSSDGSLVLSLLPGSNEVASLFSEGRVDSGTLIKALRESVDGCVRMHAVMRQALTETEK from the exons ATGTCTTTTGCAATTGAAAGCGTGCCTCCTATTGACGCCAGTCCATCGGAAACACCT GTTCTTCGAAATGGACAAAGAGCTGATGGACGGCAAAATTCCGAGCTCCGACCCACTT ACTTGAAAAAGGGTGTCGTCAATCGTGCTTCTGGTTCTGCCTATTTAGAAACAGACGAAACCAAAGTCATATGTTCCGT CTACGGTCCACGAGATGTGGGAAAGcacgacgattttttaaaGGGAAAAGTTAGCTGTTATTTTAAATTTCTCCCCTTTTCGACCATTCAGAGACAGGCTTCAATTTACAGG acGCGTCAGGAGAGAGAATTAGGTTGTCTAATGGAGAAGACCTTAGAATCTGCCATATGTTTG GAAAAATTTCCAAGAGCGGAAATAGACGTATATGTCAATATAATTCAGGACGGTGGAAATG CATTTTCTGCTGCCATGACTTGCGCTTCGACAGCTCTCGCGGACGCTGGAATAGAAATGTATGACCTAGTGCCAAGTTGTTCTGTA GCATGTAAGTCATCCAACATGCTCTTGGATCCGACTCCTCAGGAACTATCAGCTCCATCC AGCGATGGATCGCTTGTCTTGTCTCTTTTACCCGGGTCCAATGAAGTGGCAAGTCTGTTTAGCGAAGGCAGGGTCGACTCTGGGACGTTGATCAAGGCGCTGCGAGAATCTGTAGACGGTTGCGTTCGAATGCATGCCGTTATGAGACAAGCGCTCACAGAAACCGAGAAATAG
- the LOC136198030 gene encoding myotubularin-related protein 9-like: protein MDLVEFVKISRIGGVKLKKAGEKDRIGALCLTSHQMIFSCESDDPAETYYKEILHTKVASVQRTSPTSLRLRLRDFDTIRFGGMTETDAQKCAETIESLSQISDAELRYPFYYCPRFTSAVRNGWTMFEIEAEFDRMGCPPNKWRVTKANANYALCETYPKSVIIPKGIEDEGLAKVARFRRDGRFPVLSYYHRSRETAILRSSEPLSDHRSREDENHLKAALMPGKRGFIIDTRSHAVAGQRRKSLGGGGVEIEAHYPHWRRVHCAVAEPSRLASAIEKFVDACLDQTSGMTSWLSRAESSNWLSYVCDLLTAACSVAQCVDRDACTVLIHGSHGVDTTLQVCALAQVLLDAHARTARGFQALVDREWIRAGHPFADRTAAAAGDPVFLLFLDGVYQVMRQFPLSFEFNDRLLVFLFDHAHASPFGTFLGNCERSRAQLDVEKRCASLWSYLDQESVSSELRNPLYRPHSGALWPSVAAQSFHFWQRLYLKADVGPRPRTRMDEVIQDAVKERRELDEKLGVLKDELRQLRESVNKT, encoded by the coding sequence ATGGATTTGgtcgaattcgtcaaaatctCTCGCATCGGTGGAGTCAAATTGAAGAAGGCGGGCGAGAAAGATCGCATCGGCGCGCTCTGCCTAACAAGCCATCAAATGATCTTCTCGTGCGAGTCGGACGATCCCGCTGAGACCTACTACAAGGAAATTCTTCATACGAAAGTCGCGAGCGTTcaacgaacgtcgccgacgtcactACGACTACGCCTGCGCGACTTCGACACGATCCGTTTCGGCGGAATGACTGAAACGGATGCGCAGAAGTGCGCAGAGACAATCGAGAGCCTATCGCAGATTTCCGATGCGGAACTTCGCTATCCGTTCTACTATTGTCCGCGTTTTACGTCGGCTGTGAGAAACGGGTGGACGATGTTCGAAATCGAGGCCGAATTCGATCGCATGGGCTGCCCGCCGAACAAGTGGCGCGTCACGAAGGCGAACGCTAATTACGCCCTCTGCGAGACGTACCCAAAGTCAGTCATAATACCGAAAGGGATAGAAGACGAAGGTTTGGCTAAGGTAGcgcgctttcgtcgcgacggtcGCTTTCCCGTATTGAGTTACTATCACCGTTCTCGCGAAACGGCGATATTGCGATCGAGCGAGCCGCTCTCCGATCATCGGAGTCGCGAGGACGAGAACCATCTCAAAGCGGCGCTAATGCCCGGCAAACGGGGTTTTATAATCGATACGCGATCGCACGCCGTTGCCGGGCAACGACGTAAAAGTCTcggtggcggtggcgtcgaaatcgaggcgCACTATCCCCATTGGCGTCGCGTTCAttgcgccgtcgccgaaccGTCGCGTCTAGCCTCGGCgattgaaaaattcgtcgacgcatgCCTGGATCAGACGTCAGGCATGACGTCATGGTTATCGCGCGCcgagtcgtcgaattggctCAGTTACGTGTGCGATTTGCTTACCGCCGCCTGTAGCGTCGCCCAGtgcgtcgatcgcgacgcgTGCACGGTTCTCATTCACGGTTCCCACGGCGTCGACACGACGCTTCAGGTGTGCGCGCTCGCTCAGGTCCTATTAGATGCGCACGCGCGAACCGCGCGCGGTTTCCAAgcgctcgtcgatcgcgaatgGATTCGCGCCGGACATCCGTTCGCCGATcggaccgccgccgccgccggcgatcccgtttttcttctctttctcgacggCGTCTATCAAGTAATGCGCCAATTTCCGCTTTCATTCGAATTCAACGATCGGCTTCTCGTATTTCTgtttgaccacgcccacgcgtCCCCATTCGGTACATTTTTGGGTAATTGCGAACGGTCGCGCGCGCAacttgacgtcgaaaaacgtTGCGCTTCCCTTTGGTCGTATCTCGATCAGGAATCCGTTTCAAGTGAATTGAGAAATCCGCTCTATAGACCGCATTCAGGCGCTCTTTGGCCATCGGTTGCCGCGCAGAGTTTTCATTTTTGGCAGCGTCTCTACTTGAAAGCCGACGTCGGACCAAGGCCTCGGACCCGGATGGACGAAGTCATTCAGGACGCCGTCAAGGAGCGACGTGAACTCGACGAGAAACTAGGCGTTCTCAAGGACGAATTGAGACAACTAAGAGAATCTGTTAATAAAACGTGA